A region of Vibrio tubiashii ATCC 19109 DNA encodes the following proteins:
- a CDS encoding GNAT family N-acetyltransferase produces the protein MNVQFVLNPPKNIKDVIYNGLKAFNMQHFPDEEIQSLACYIEDDEGNFAGGLTGEIFTNTLFVEFLWVDERERKSGIGSLLMERIESEARALGVTDLYLDTYSFQAPGFYAKLGFKEVGRYTGFPTAGVDKIFLQKKIV, from the coding sequence ATGAATGTTCAGTTTGTACTTAACCCGCCAAAGAACATTAAAGATGTTATCTACAATGGTTTGAAAGCATTCAACATGCAGCACTTCCCTGATGAGGAGATTCAGAGTCTCGCTTGCTACATAGAAGATGATGAGGGTAATTTCGCTGGTGGTTTAACGGGTGAAATATTTACCAATACGCTGTTTGTCGAGTTTCTTTGGGTGGATGAGCGTGAAAGAAAGTCTGGCATTGGTTCATTGTTGATGGAACGCATCGAGTCTGAAGCAAGAGCATTAGGTGTTACAGACTTATATCTTGATACCTACAGTTTCCAAGCTCCGGGTTTTTATGCCAAATTAGGATTTAAAGAAGTTGGACGTTATACAGGGTTCCCAACCGCGGGCGTTGATAAGATTTTCTTACAAAAGAAAATTGTCTAA